The window tataagcaattccccaaaaaattgctattgcaaataatatcgataaaactggaattaatttatttactagtGATGAACCTGACAATGTGATGTTAGAACTCGGGTTTTCCATTACATGAATTGTTTTATCAGTTTCACTCGATGATACAGTTGTTTTAGTTACTTTAGAATCTACTACTTCTTTTTTGCCTGTTTTTTCTGTTGGTAATGGAGGAAGATTTTTTGGTggattattataaaatgtgTTATTTCCAAAATTAGTATAATATTTGGAAAAAACACTTAATACTTTATTGTATGAattattgtcattattattatcatcattaaggagttctttatatttatcaacAAATTTATTAGCACATTGTAAAATaccactattattattttccttCGTACTAGCAGTATTCATATTACATAACAAATTAAgtaattcataaaaattagacaTATGACTAATATTAATATCCATATACTCCTTTATTTCTTCTATCATTTCCTTATAACTGGTATACTTTTCATCATTAGGTTTATTCTTAATGTACTCCTcgttattttgtatataattagAATAAAAATCTTTTAATGTGGTGATGTTATCCGGTAGATTTAGGCTTaatttataacttaaccatatcataatacaTACAACCACACTTATATATCTATCATCATAATTTGAAGTACCAGATTTACCAAAAAATGCATTAAATAACCATAAACAACCAGCGTTAATCTTATCGATATTAGTGTCACAATTATTACTAGGACAGTATTTATTAAATGCTCCCttttgaaaattatattctcCAGAATCGTTCAATTTATCAGAAAAAAACCTCCATATAGTTTCAAACTCTCTACACTAAgaaacattttaaaaaaatcaaataaaaataccgttaaaattaaatttattaataatatatagataataaattatcaaataatgcaataaaattaaatattgttaaaaaaaaataaatgtaccAAAACATCAGCCATTATAATggaatttcatttttta is drawn from Plasmodium yoelii strain 17X genome assembly, chromosome: 2 and contains these coding sequences:
- a CDS encoding PIR protein, translated to MADVLCREFETIWRFFSDKLNDSGEYNFQKGAFNKYCPSNNCDTNIDKINAGCLWLFNAFFGKSGTSNYDDRYISVVVCIMIWLSYKLSLNLPDNITTLKDFYSNYIQNNEEYIKNKPNDEKYTSYKEMIEEIKEYMDINISHMSNFYELLNLLCNMNTASTKENNNSGILQCANKFVDKYKELLNDDNNNDNNSYNKVLSVFSKYYTNFGNNTFYNNPPKNLPPLPTEKTGKKEVVDSKVTKTTVSSSETDKTIHVMENPSSNITLSGSSLVNKLIPVLSILFAIAIFWGIAYKYSLFGFRKRSQKQHLRKKLKK